The Bacteroidota bacterium genome contains the following window.
AATGCTGGAATAGACACTTGGCGATTTTGAGCAAGTTGTGCAAATGATACATCTTGGTCACTTTGCCCTAAGTGGAAAGTGCCCGTAGGAACATAAACCGTACCGAGCGGGGCTTGATGAAACCATTTGCGACGACCAGGAACTCCTGTCAATTCACCATTGTCTCCATTTAAGCCGCAACTTCCTAAAGTTAAGGTTATTGCGATTATTAGGAACAGATTTAATCTTTTCATTTGTATAGTTTATAGTTGTCGAAAAGTATGCAAAAGTAAGTCATTCGACCAAAAATGCAAGTTTTTTTTATCAAAAGGTGTGATTTTGATTTTGATATACATAACGTGCAGTTGAAACTTTTATTGCCCCTCTCTTCAATTATATTTTTGTTATTTTTTTAATAGGTTGATATTCAGTTTTAAAAATTATCGTTGCCATCCATTGGCACGGCGTGTATCATAATATTTTTTTGTTGGTGGTGCTGTAAAATTAAGTTTGAAACAATATTGTACCATAAGCTCAACCGTACCAAAGCTATTCTTTCCGAAAGGACCAAGACGTGAAACGGTGATATCATAAGAAATACCAAATTTTAGATTGGGTTTTGGTTTCCAACCTGCCATTAATATCACTGCATCGCTACGGTAAAATATTTTGTAACTGTCCCAACGGTATGAAACCCCGCCCCAGTATTGGTTTTTAATAATATAATTGGCATTTATCTCAAACTGTGATTTGGTTAAGTCTGTGCGGAACTTAATATTGGGTTGCAAAACATTTGCACCCATTTGCATTTCGCCACCTGCAATCAATTGTGCATGGGTTCTCAAATTAATAGAACCTCCGCTTGCGTAGGTAAGTTTTCCAGGCAAAAGATGGGTTGCTGAAAGCCCGGCATAAAAATTATCCAAACCAATGAATGATTGTTTGGTATAGTATACTCCGAAACCTACATCGGGCTTGCCTTGCGTGGCATCAATTGCTGGAATGCTTGGATCAGTTCCGCTTGCCATTTTTTGCAGATCGGTTAAGGTCCGTAATTTGGAACCATCCAACGCTTTTTGTAAAAAACCAGCAGAGGCTCCAATTGATAATGATTGTTGGTTAGCCATTTCAATTTTACGGGCATAACTAAATGCAAAATTTATCCCTTTTTGAAAACCCAGTTGGTCATTCTCTATACTTAAGCCATAGCCATTTTTTCCATAGTTGGCTGCTATATTAAAATTTTGTGTTGTGGGAGTTCCTTGCCAACCGAACCATTGATTTTTGTAGACCGCGGTGGCACATACATGATCCTGCATATTGTTAGCCGAGTAAGCAGGGTTATACGTGAGCTTGTTGAACATGAAATGAGCATAGTAGGGATCCTGCTGTGCTTTAGCCACATTGCCCAATAACAACAAACAAACTGTTGAAGCAATTAGGACTTTGATAGATAGTTTTTGCATAATTTTGAGTGGGATGCTGCTCAGTTTCGCCGCAATTATAAACTATAAATGGAATATTTTTGAGAAAGACTTGAACAAATTTTAACCATTGAGTAAAAAAATGTTGAAAAGGTTGCCTGCATCACAAAAATTATCCTTTGCTTGCCAGTATAATATATTTCTCTAAAGCCAAGCCCATTGAGGGGCATTCGGGTGTTGGGGCTGCGATATTTACTGCTAGATTTGCATCCTCCACAGCCTTAATGGTTGTTTTTCCCCAAGCTGCAATTCTGGTATCACTTTGATCAAAACTAGGGAAATTGTCGAATAAAGATTTTATGTCGGCTGGGCTGTAAAAAACGATGATATCGTAATACACATTGGCCAAATCGGATAAGTCGGCTGAAACTGTTCGGTATATCATACCTTCCTTAAAGAATATCTTATGCTTGGTCAAAAAGTCGGGGATATCATTTTTGCGGATATCGGAACAGGGGAAAAAATATTTTTCGGTACTATGTTTCTTTAGTAGGCTCATCAGCGAGGCTTCAGTACCTTCGGCATGAAATAATTTACGCTTACGCACTTGCAAATGTTTCTGCATATAGTTCGCTGCCTGTTCGTTGATACAAAAGAATTTCATGTCTTCAGGAATGGCAGTTCGCATTTCGGTAGCGATAGCAAAATAAGTATCTATTGCATTTTTTGAATTGAAAATAATAGCAGTAAAATCGGAGATGGGGCTTCGCTGGTTTCGAAACTCACGCACCGAAACGGGTTCAATCTGAATAAATGGCCTGAAATCTATTTTGCAGTTGAGCTTCTTTGCTACATCTATAAGTGGCGATTTGTCCCCTTCGGGACGTGGTTGCGACACTAAAATTGTTTTTACTTTTTTCAAGTTCAGTTTTTTGTTGTTTAATTGTTAAAGTAAAAAAATACCAATAGCCAAGGTAAGACTTCTAAAGTGCAAATATACAGCAAAAGATACATTGCGGGGTAATGAAACACAGGCATTAAGCCCTGAGACTGCCTTAAAATCCTGTAAATAAGAGATATTACGAATAAAATCAAAAGCGTAATATTTAATTGCTCCGCCGAAATTAGGCCAAAGTTGAGGTAATTGATCAAGAATAATGGAAAAGCCAAAAGCAACATGAGGAAATTTACCACTATGGTATTATTAATCATAATAATAGCTAATCTGTCCACCTGAAGCAGGTATTGCATAAAATGGTGAATCATCATTTTTACCAAATATATCACAAAGAACAAAGTGATTAAAGCCACAATCTTGATAACTGGGATTAAATCCATGGCCATGAAACTGGTATCACCATAAAGGAAGTAGCCCAAGGAAAGTATGAGCACCGATAAAAATAGCAATTGTAGGTTTACACCACTAGCCGCTGTTTTTTGTTGCGAAACATAACTAAATGTTTTATTGCCAGCAGCCATTACTTGGTTCACCATCGAAAAAATTTCCCTTTCGCTCGATATTTTTATGATGGCCACCACAAACATGATATTGATAACTACAATAAAAATGAGCAAGTTATTGCGGGGAGGCGGACGGCGAATGGAGCCTTCTGGCGGTGCAAATTGTTCGAAATTATCTTCGTCGACAAATGGAGTTCTATAACTAAGGGCCATATAAGGATTGCACAAAACACGCAAAACCGAATCGGTGGTGGCACTATCTATTTTGATGCCTTTGGTTGATACCTTAGCTATACTGTCAGTATTATGTGAGGAATGTTCTGATCCTTCTTTTGGATGTACTTGTGGCTTATGGTGTGGATTAGCATGCATTAATTGCAAAGGAGTCTGGGCTGGCAGTGCAAATGCTAGTATAAAGAAATACAGTATAAACTGAAGTTTGTATTTGTAGCCCATGGGGCAGATTATCTTAACACCTCGCGTGAAATAACTATCTTTTGCACTTCGCTTGTTCCTTCATATATTTGGGTAATCTTTGCATCTCGCATCAAGCGTTCCACATGGTATTCTTTTACGTAACCGTATCCGCCATGTACTTGAACAGCTTCGATAGTAACATCCATAGCGGTTTTAGATGCATATAGTTTTGCCATGCTGCTGGCTAGTGCATATTCCAAGTGTTGGTCTTTGAGCCAAGCTGCTTTAAGGCAAAGTAAGCGTGATGCTTCAATTTCTGTTGCCATATCGGCAAGTTTAAACTGGATAGCTTGGTGATTCATAATTTCTGTACCGAATGCTTTGCGTTGCTTTGAATAAGCCACTGCCAATTCGAAGGC
Protein-coding sequences here:
- a CDS encoding PorP/SprF family type IX secretion system membrane protein yields the protein MQKLSIKVLIASTVCLLLLGNVAKAQQDPYYAHFMFNKLTYNPAYSANNMQDHVCATAVYKNQWFGWQGTPTTQNFNIAANYGKNGYGLSIENDQLGFQKGINFAFSYARKIEMANQQSLSIGASAGFLQKALDGSKLRTLTDLQKMASGTDPSIPAIDATQGKPDVGFGVYYTKQSFIGLDNFYAGLSATHLLPGKLTYASGGSINLRTHAQLIAGGEMQMGANVLQPNIKFRTDLTKSQFEINANYIIKNQYWGGVSYRWDSYKIFYRSDAVILMAGWKPKPNLKFGISYDITVSRLGPFGKNSFGTVELMVQYCFKLNFTAPPTKKYYDTRRANGWQR
- a CDS encoding uroporphyrinogen-III synthase, yielding MKKVKTILVSQPRPEGDKSPLIDVAKKLNCKIDFRPFIQIEPVSVREFRNQRSPISDFTAIIFNSKNAIDTYFAIATEMRTAIPEDMKFFCINEQAANYMQKHLQVRKRKLFHAEGTEASLMSLLKKHSTEKYFFPCSDIRKNDIPDFLTKHKIFFKEGMIYRTVSADLSDLANVYYDIIVFYSPADIKSLFDNFPSFDQSDTRIAAWGKTTIKAVEDANLAVNIAAPTPECPSMGLALEKYIILASKG
- a CDS encoding DUF4271 domain-containing protein, translating into MHANPHHKPQVHPKEGSEHSSHNTDSIAKVSTKGIKIDSATTDSVLRVLCNPYMALSYRTPFVDEDNFEQFAPPEGSIRRPPPRNNLLIFIVVINIMFVVAIIKISSEREIFSMVNQVMAAGNKTFSYVSQQKTAASGVNLQLLFLSVLILSLGYFLYGDTSFMAMDLIPVIKIVALITLFFVIYLVKMMIHHFMQYLLQVDRLAIIMINNTIVVNFLMLLLAFPLFLINYLNFGLISAEQLNITLLILFVISLIYRILRQSQGLMPVFHYPAMYLLLYICTLEVLPWLLVFFYFNN